From the genome of uncultured Methanobacterium sp.:
GAATGAAGAAGGAATTGTAGGTAAAACTGTTCTAACAGTACCCATCAAAAAACTCAATGATATTGGACTTGAAACAGAAATACTAGTGGTTGACAATGCATCTACAGATAATACATCTAAAGAAGCTTCTGACGCTGGAGCTATGGTTGTTTTAGAAACCAAACGAGGCTACGGTAATGCATATCGTCGTGGTTTCAAGGAAGCCCAGGGTGATATAATAGTTATGGGGGATGCAGATGGAACATACCCCTTTGATGAAATGGCTGAATTCATTCAACCAATTTTAAAGGGTGATGCCGAGTTTATCATGGGTTCAAGATTAAAGGGCGATATAAGACCCGGAGCAATGCCAGCTCTCCATAAATACATAGGCAACCCTTTCCTAACTTGGGTACTAAACGCACTTTTCCACACCGGGATCTCAGATGCACACTGTGGAATGAGGGCCATGACCAGGGAAGCTTTGAACAAGATGGATCTTAAGACTTCAGGTATGGAATTTGCATCGGAAATGGTTATTGAAGCATCCCGTAAGAAGCTTAAGATAGCCGAAGTTCCCATTACCTATTACCCCCGTGGGGGTGAATCAAAGCTCAGCTCATTTTCTGATGGATGGAGACACCTCAGATTCATGATGATGTACCGCCCAGGCCCTTTCTTGCTGATACCGGGTAGTGTTGCCCTGCTTCTTGGAATACTGCTTACTGCAGTTGTAATGTTACAGGGAATATCCAGGATGCATTCACTGATGCTTGGTGGTTTATTACTGTTAATTGGTTACCAGATGCTACTTTCATGGCTTTATTTCGGGGCGTTTGGAGCTGCTTATGGATTTTCACGCAGCACGGGTATTATCAAAAAATTAATGAGTTACCATTCCTTGGAAAAAGAACTATTTCTGGGAGTAGTTCTCCTGGCAATTGGAATAATCATGGGACTGAATGTCCTTTACAACTGGAGCACTGGAGGGTTCGGACCACTGTACCAGATTCAGAGCACTGTGCTGGCCATGATATTATCCATACTTGGAATTCAGACCATATTTTCAGGAATGTTCTTAAGTTTATTGCTACTGAATAAAGAGGAAAAAAAGGGTAAATAAAATCTAAAGGGTAAATAAAATCTCAATTTTCTTATACCTGCCAAAATTAAAAGGAGAGCGGATCTGGTAACAACCAGATGTAACCTCCTTTTGA
Proteins encoded in this window:
- a CDS encoding glycosyltransferase family 2 protein is translated as MKVSVVIPALNEEGIVGKTVLTVPIKKLNDIGLETEILVVDNASTDNTSKEASDAGAMVVLETKRGYGNAYRRGFKEAQGDIIVMGDADGTYPFDEMAEFIQPILKGDAEFIMGSRLKGDIRPGAMPALHKYIGNPFLTWVLNALFHTGISDAHCGMRAMTREALNKMDLKTSGMEFASEMVIEASRKKLKIAEVPITYYPRGGESKLSSFSDGWRHLRFMMMYRPGPFLLIPGSVALLLGILLTAVVMLQGISRMHSLMLGGLLLLIGYQMLLSWLYFGAFGAAYGFSRSTGIIKKLMSYHSLEKELFLGVVLLAIGIIMGLNVLYNWSTGGFGPLYQIQSTVLAMILSILGIQTIFSGMFLSLLLLNKEEKKGK